One Mytilus edulis unplaced genomic scaffold, xbMytEdul2.2 SCAFFOLD_378, whole genome shotgun sequence genomic window, GTATGGAAACGACCATGGCGATGGTATCATGAAAGCATGTTGAATTGTTGTGTTCCCATTGCTGTTATGGAAAAAGAGGGTATTACTATGGACCAATTTATATCAATGGCTGAAAACAATTGCCTTGAAACAAGGTTGACATATGTGGATGAAACTGCTTCTCTAGAAGCTTTCCGAAAGATTATTCACAACTATACAAAACAAGATGAATCTGTGATCACATTGTCGTATTCCCGGAGTGTGCTTTCTCAAACAGGAGATGGCCATTTTTCTCCAGTCGGTGGTTATCATCCAAGTCGAGATCTTGTTTTAATATTGGATACAGCTAGATTTAAATACCCGCCGTATTGGGTTCCTGTCTCTTTACTCTTTGAA contains:
- the LOC139506839 gene encoding glutathione gamma-glutamylcysteinyltransferase-like (The sequence of the model RefSeq protein was modified relative to this genomic sequence to represent the inferred CDS: added 47 bases not found in genome assembly) — its product is MAHILDEFISQPESEPVFYKRTLPDSCVSFSSREGKTIFEEALLSGHMECYFKLASQFRTQDEPAFCGLSTLVMVLNALEIDPGKVWKRPWRWYHESMLNCCVPIAVMEKEGITMDQFISMAENNCLETRLTYVDETASLEAFRKIIHNYTKQDESVITLSYSRSVLSQTGDGHFSPVGGYHPSRDLVLILDTARFKYPPYWVPVSLLFEAMQAKDNSTGKPRGYVILTKQSNR